The Pecten maximus chromosome 12, xPecMax1.1, whole genome shotgun sequence genome includes a region encoding these proteins:
- the LOC117338882 gene encoding uncharacterized protein LOC117338882, with amino-acid sequence MIKENFLVLVCKPTRNHPQLDLDQFSESTNVKQYADRDLLGMGTFGPIPAVPTTTLEEERNTQSFDRIDEARQLRSSVLFKPGIFSPSYSPQQVHLGQQTLSIGSSSREAVTLPPPNLLPVITTPESSALNNPAIGLFDAVSIPSVDACLFPIVSLTEKPASNAVVLSNVPPTILSATPSRIAAAPSSLPMVPAPIQQAIQSAVSVSLTLTQGRFYSLTRDIGGSVTSDWNERLDINDVAVPSAHSEGGRSAALESQLMALIETPKSASPLPVAIQQNRRSLYGKVPPPAPAGHGTEIGNLSGITAAIPSAKSEGGKSADLEYQLMALIESPEDVALPPAAIQPDRSLYGEVLPPVAHSTAVMGYRPFTTNRSEGVSYVYEESHYNFRVRGQKIETADAAVDILSIADFIFQVNQDTGIINVIGSGMFGAVCTATHLPSGNTVAVKSPFNPLEETERIIAEARMMELLKSTRFVPKLYGVLPNPLDPRKLLIVMEMVGSGVTLRNKLFGNSLNERQKLSIALRLAIGLYSVHLKQVLLNDLKDDNIIIYGSELQAKFIDFGHASCGFEKRYTGDTSRSIHLAPEVREGEATTPSSDIYSLGYVMALFRVDLLADLVNQCKSPDPGQRPSLPVIVRMLSDLL; translated from the exons ATGATAAAAGAAAACTTTCTTGTATTGGTATGCAAGCCGACTAGAAATCATCCACAACTTGATCTCGATCAATTCAGCGAATCCACAAATGTCAAG CAATACGCAGACCGTGATTTACTGGGTATGGGTACATTTGGACCGATCCCCGCTGTACCGACGACTACTTTGGAGGAGGAGCGGAACACTCAGTCCTTTGATCGAATCGATGAGGCGAGACAACTGAGATCGTCCGTGTTGTTCAAACCAGGAATTTTCAGCCCTAGCTACTCACCGCAACAG GTACACCTGGGCCAACAAACATTGTCGATCGGTAGTTCGTCAAGAGAAGCAGTCACtcttccacctccaaatctACTTCCG GTGATCACGACCCCAGAATCCTCAGCATTGAACAACCCCGCCATTGGGTTATTTGATGCCGTTAGTATTCCATCCGTGGACGCGTGCCTTTTCCCTATTGTGAGTTTGACAGAGAAACCCGCATCTAATGCCGTCGTTTTGTCAAATGTGCCACCAACCATTTTATCAGCCACACCAAGTCGAATTGCTGCCGCACCCAGTTCG TTGCCAATGGTTCCAGCACCTATCCAGCAAGCCATACAATCAGCTGTCTCAGTTTCTCTAACATTAACCCAAGGAAGATTTTACTCTTTGACAAGAGACATAGGAGGTTCTGTGACGTCTGATTGGAACGAAAGACTGGATATTAATGATGTAGCAGTGCCTTCAGCCCACTCGGAAGGCGGAAGATCAGCCGCTCTGGAATCACAACTGATGGCGCTGATTGAAACACCAAAGAGCGCATCTCCACTTCCTGTCGCCATTCAGCAGAATAGAAGGTCTCTGTATGGGAAAGTTCCACCACCCGCACCCGCCGGTCATGGTACCGAGATTGGCAATCTCTCTGGAATCACTGCAGCCATACCTTCAGCCAAGTCGGAAGGCGGAAAATCAGCCGACTTGGAATATCAACTGATGGCGCTGATTGAATCACCAGAGGATGTAGCTCTTCCTCCTGCCGCCATCCAGCCGGATAGGTCTTTGTATGGAGAGGTTCTGCCTCCTGTCGCTCACAGTACTGCAGTGATGGGGTATCGTCCATTTACAACAAACAGAAGTG AAGGAGTGTCTTATGTATACGAAGAGTCCCATTACAATTTCCGTGTCAGAGGACAAAAAATAGAAACGGCTGATGCTGCTGTAGACATTCTGTCTATAGCAGACTTCATTTTCCAAGTAAATCAAGACACGGGAATCATCAACGTGATTGGATCCGGGATGTTCGGTGCG GTTTGCACGGCAACACACCTTCCTTCTGGCAATACCGTTGCAGTCAAATCACCGTTTAATCCATTAGAAGAAACGGAAAGAATAATTGCAGAAGCCAGGATGATGGAACTTCTCAAAAGCACAAGATTTGTGCCGAAGCTTTACGGCGTGCTCCCAAACCCTCTAGATCCACGGAAACTTTTAATAGTAATGGAAATGGTCGGGTCTGGCGTTACTCTCCGAAACAAGCTCTTTGGAAATTCCCTAAATGAAAGACAGAAATTGTCTATAGCACTTCGTCTGGCCATTGGACTCTATAGTGTCCATCTCAAACAAGTCCTATTAAATGACTTGAAAGACGATAACATCATCATCTATGGATCAGAACTACAGGCTAA ATTCATCGACTTCGGTCACGCCTCCTGCGGATTTGAAAAGCGGTACACAGGCGATACATCCAGAAGTATTCATTTGGCGCCCGAGGTCAGAGAAGGCGAGGCCACCACCCCTTCATCAGACATTTACAGTCTTGGTTACGTTATGGCACTGTTCCGTGTGGACTTGTTGGCAGATCTTGTAAACCAATGTAAAAGTCCAGACCCAGGCCAGCGACCATCACTGCCAGTTATTGTTAGAATGCTTAGTGATTTACTGTAG